In Nasonia vitripennis strain AsymCx chromosome 2, Nvit_psr_1.1, whole genome shotgun sequence, a genomic segment contains:
- the LOC100123149 gene encoding protein alan shepard isoform X12: MSVRMENVAAPRKLNNYKMMGPNAPRPAYTGANGGAAGGGGGGGGGGGGAGAGGGVGVGPAAGGGVQVGGGGGGATNHGGGGGGGGTGSGGGGGGLKTGGVAGGPRGGNPVQYRASGAAAAAAAAWGAAPSHAAAAAAAAAGYPPFTRYPSGAAAAAAAAAAQMPAVVSAQQIPPNPNPYSATTYAQHASYGGQRVPTASSPANTNSSSSSATGSQSGTMSTNLSNNAMQGQQSEQLSKTNLYIRGLNQNTTDKDLVNMCSQYGTITSTKAILDKNTNKCKGYGFVDFESPVAAEGAVKALVAKGIQAQMAKVGIWLIRRLASVRWLCMQIEQQEQDPTNLYIANLPLSFKENDVEGLLAQYGQVISTRILRDTSGQSKGVGFARMESKEKCEQIIQMFNGKALHGGKDPLLVKFADGGSKKKSLYKSTIWRETGDVSNSQNMTLNYDTSAVGQNGVATAHMLPAATLAQYGRHYSQAMPGYNVPGAPWVTPYLVQTPPHMQQMMPSADPSNPQYSMIPQLATQMSTLHLGTGSYISPHPYPFSYPAPSIIHAPMTLGDSEQTSNAASPDDSYQQYQAQQPK, encoded by the exons ATGTCCGTGAGAATGGAGAACGTGGCCGCGCCAAGGAAGCTCAACAATTACAAAATGATG GGTCCAAACGCGCCTCGGCCTGCGTACACGGGCGCTAACGGCGGTGCTGCCGGAGGCGGCGGGGGCGGCGGAGGCGGGGGCGGCGGAGCCGGTGCTGGTGGCGGAGTCGGCGTGGGACCGGCCGCGGGCGGCGGCGTCCAAgtcggcggtggcggcggcggcgcaacTAATCACGGgggtggcggcggcggtggtggtaccggtagcggcggcggcggcggaggccTGAAGACCGGCGGCGTGGCCGGGGGTCCCCGGGGCGGCAACCCCGTGCAGTACAGAGCTAGCGGAgcggccgcggcggcggctgcggccTGGGGAGCGGCGCCGAGTCACGCGGCAGCTgcggctgcagcggcggccgGCTATCCGCCGTTCACGAGGTACCCGAGTGGGGCGGCGGCCGCAGcggccgccgcggcggcgcagATGCCCGCGGTCGTCAGTGCCCAGCAGATACCGCCTAACCCCAACCCCTACAGTGCCACGACCTACGCCCAGCACGCGTCG TATGGAGGACAACGAGTTCCTACCGCCTCGTCACCGGCGAACACAAACAGTAGTTCTAGCAGTGCCACAGGTAGTCAAAGCGGGACGATGAGTACTAACCTTAGCAATAACGCGATGCAGGGCCAACAGTCGGAGCAGTTGTCGAAAACCAACCTCTACATACGTGGCCTCAACCAAAACACAACTGACAAGGATCTTGTTAATATGTGTTCTCA GTACGGAACTATTACTTCGACGAAGGCGATTCTGGACAAGAATACAAATAAATGTAAAG gtTATGGCTTTGTAGACTTTGAATCACCGGTGGCGGCAGAGGGTGCTGTCAAAGCCCTGGTCGCCAAGGGTATCCAAGCGCAGATGGCGAAAGTGGGTATCTGGTTGATCCGTAGACTGGCCAGTGTACGTTGGTTGTGCATGCAA ATTGAA CAACAGGAGCAGGACCCGACCAATCTGTATATTGCCAACTTGCCGCTGTCCTTCAAAGAGAACGATGTCGAAGGACTGCTCGCTCAGTACGGCCAAGTCATCTCCACGCGCATCCTTCGCGATACTTCCGGACAAAGTAAAGGCGTTGGATTTGCAAG GATGGAGTCCAAAGAAAAATGCGAACAAATTATACAGATGTTCAACGGTAAAGCGTTACACGGGGGCAAGGATCCTCTGTTAGTTAAATTTGCCGACGGCGGCAGCAAAAAGAAGTCTCTCTACAAGAGTACAATATGGAGGGAAACGGGTGATGTGAGTAATTCG CAGAATATGACACTGAACTACGACACGAGCGCAGTCGGCCAAAACGGCGTGGCGACGGCCCACATGCTGCCGGCGGCAACACTCGCCCAATACGGCAGACACTACAGCCAAGCGATGCCCGGATACAATGTTCCCGGTGCACCCTGGGTTACGCCATACCTCGTCCAGACTCCTCCACATATGCAACAG ATGATGCCATCGGCCGATCCAAGCAACCCACAATACAGCATGATCCCACAGCTTGCGACTCAGATGTCCACACTACATCTTGGCACTGGTTCC TACATAAGTCCACATCCGTACCCGTTCTCCTACCCGGCACCCAGCATCATCCACGCTCCAATGACCCTGGGCGATTCCGAGCAGACGAGCAACGCAGCGTCACCGGACGACTCCTATCAACAGTACCAGGCTCAGCAGCCCAAGTAG
- the LOC100123149 gene encoding protein alan shepard isoform X35 translates to MSVRMENVAAPRKLNNYKMMGPNAPRPAYTGANGGAAGGGGGGGGGGGGAGAGGGVGVGPAAGGGVQVGGGGGGATNHGGGGGGGGTGSGGGGGGLKTGGVAGGPRGGNPVQYRASGAAAAAAAAWGAAPSHAAAAAAAAAGYPPFTRYPSGAAAAAAAAAAQMPAVVSAQQIPPNPNPYSATTYAQHASYGGQRVPTASSPANTNSSSSSATGSQSGTMSTNLSNNAMQGQQSEQLSKTNLYIRGLNQNTTDKDLVNMCSQYGTITSTKAILDKNTNKCKGYGFVDFESPVAAEGAVKALVAKGIQAQMAKQQEQDPTNLYIANLPLSFKENDVEGLLAQYGQVISTRILRDTSGQSKGVGFARMESKEKCEQIIQMFNGKALHGGKDPLLVKFADGGSKKKSLYKSTIWRETGDVSNSNMTLNYDTSAVGQNGVATAHMLPAATLAQYGRHYSQAMPGYNVPGAPWVTPYLVQTPPHMQQMMPSADPSNPQYSMIPQLATQMSTLHLGTGSYISPHPYPFSYPAPSIIHAPMTLGDSEQTSNAASPDDSYQQYQAQQPK, encoded by the exons ATGTCCGTGAGAATGGAGAACGTGGCCGCGCCAAGGAAGCTCAACAATTACAAAATGATG GGTCCAAACGCGCCTCGGCCTGCGTACACGGGCGCTAACGGCGGTGCTGCCGGAGGCGGCGGGGGCGGCGGAGGCGGGGGCGGCGGAGCCGGTGCTGGTGGCGGAGTCGGCGTGGGACCGGCCGCGGGCGGCGGCGTCCAAgtcggcggtggcggcggcggcgcaacTAATCACGGgggtggcggcggcggtggtggtaccggtagcggcggcggcggcggaggccTGAAGACCGGCGGCGTGGCCGGGGGTCCCCGGGGCGGCAACCCCGTGCAGTACAGAGCTAGCGGAgcggccgcggcggcggctgcggccTGGGGAGCGGCGCCGAGTCACGCGGCAGCTgcggctgcagcggcggccgGCTATCCGCCGTTCACGAGGTACCCGAGTGGGGCGGCGGCCGCAGcggccgccgcggcggcgcagATGCCCGCGGTCGTCAGTGCCCAGCAGATACCGCCTAACCCCAACCCCTACAGTGCCACGACCTACGCCCAGCACGCGTCG TATGGAGGACAACGAGTTCCTACCGCCTCGTCACCGGCGAACACAAACAGTAGTTCTAGCAGTGCCACAGGTAGTCAAAGCGGGACGATGAGTACTAACCTTAGCAATAACGCGATGCAGGGCCAACAGTCGGAGCAGTTGTCGAAAACCAACCTCTACATACGTGGCCTCAACCAAAACACAACTGACAAGGATCTTGTTAATATGTGTTCTCA GTACGGAACTATTACTTCGACGAAGGCGATTCTGGACAAGAATACAAATAAATGTAAAG gtTATGGCTTTGTAGACTTTGAATCACCGGTGGCGGCAGAGGGTGCTGTCAAAGCCCTGGTCGCCAAGGGTATCCAAGCGCAGATGGCGAAA CAACAGGAGCAGGACCCGACCAATCTGTATATTGCCAACTTGCCGCTGTCCTTCAAAGAGAACGATGTCGAAGGACTGCTCGCTCAGTACGGCCAAGTCATCTCCACGCGCATCCTTCGCGATACTTCCGGACAAAGTAAAGGCGTTGGATTTGCAAG GATGGAGTCCAAAGAAAAATGCGAACAAATTATACAGATGTTCAACGGTAAAGCGTTACACGGGGGCAAGGATCCTCTGTTAGTTAAATTTGCCGACGGCGGCAGCAAAAAGAAGTCTCTCTACAAGAGTACAATATGGAGGGAAACGGGTGATGTGAGTAATTCG AATATGACACTGAACTACGACACGAGCGCAGTCGGCCAAAACGGCGTGGCGACGGCCCACATGCTGCCGGCGGCAACACTCGCCCAATACGGCAGACACTACAGCCAAGCGATGCCCGGATACAATGTTCCCGGTGCACCCTGGGTTACGCCATACCTCGTCCAGACTCCTCCACATATGCAACAG ATGATGCCATCGGCCGATCCAAGCAACCCACAATACAGCATGATCCCACAGCTTGCGACTCAGATGTCCACACTACATCTTGGCACTGGTTCC TACATAAGTCCACATCCGTACCCGTTCTCCTACCCGGCACCCAGCATCATCCACGCTCCAATGACCCTGGGCGATTCCGAGCAGACGAGCAACGCAGCGTCACCGGACGACTCCTATCAACAGTACCAGGCTCAGCAGCCCAAGTAG
- the LOC100123149 gene encoding protein alan shepard isoform X19 has product MSVRMENVAAPRKLNNYKMMGPNAPRPAYTGANGGAAGGGGGGGGGGGGAGAGGGVGVGPAAGGGVQVGGGGGGATNHGGGGGGGGTGSGGGGGGLKTGGVAGGPRGGNPVQYRASGAAAAAAAAWGAAPSHAAAAAAAAAGYPPFTRYPSGAAAAAAAAAAQMPAVVSAQQIPPNPNPYSATTYAQHASYGGQRVPTASSPANTNSSSSSATGSQSGTMSTNLSNNAMQGQQSEQLSKTNLYIRGLNQNTTDKDLVNMCSQYGTITSTKAILDKNTNKCKGYGFVDFESPVAAEGAVKALVAKGIQAQMAKVGIWLIRRLASVRWLCMQIEQQEQDPTNLYIANLPLSFKENDVEGLLAQYGQVISTRILRDTSGQSKGVGFARMESKEKCEQIIQMFNGKALHGGKDPLLVKFADGGSKKKSLYKSTIWRETGDQNMTLNYDTSAVGQNGVATAHMLPAATLAQYGRHYSQAMPGYNVPGAPWVTPYLVQTPPHMQQMMPSADPSNPQYSMIPQLATQMSTLHLGTGSYISPHPYPFSYPAPSIIHAPMTLGDSEQTSNAASPDDSYQQYQAQQPK; this is encoded by the exons ATGTCCGTGAGAATGGAGAACGTGGCCGCGCCAAGGAAGCTCAACAATTACAAAATGATG GGTCCAAACGCGCCTCGGCCTGCGTACACGGGCGCTAACGGCGGTGCTGCCGGAGGCGGCGGGGGCGGCGGAGGCGGGGGCGGCGGAGCCGGTGCTGGTGGCGGAGTCGGCGTGGGACCGGCCGCGGGCGGCGGCGTCCAAgtcggcggtggcggcggcggcgcaacTAATCACGGgggtggcggcggcggtggtggtaccggtagcggcggcggcggcggaggccTGAAGACCGGCGGCGTGGCCGGGGGTCCCCGGGGCGGCAACCCCGTGCAGTACAGAGCTAGCGGAgcggccgcggcggcggctgcggccTGGGGAGCGGCGCCGAGTCACGCGGCAGCTgcggctgcagcggcggccgGCTATCCGCCGTTCACGAGGTACCCGAGTGGGGCGGCGGCCGCAGcggccgccgcggcggcgcagATGCCCGCGGTCGTCAGTGCCCAGCAGATACCGCCTAACCCCAACCCCTACAGTGCCACGACCTACGCCCAGCACGCGTCG TATGGAGGACAACGAGTTCCTACCGCCTCGTCACCGGCGAACACAAACAGTAGTTCTAGCAGTGCCACAGGTAGTCAAAGCGGGACGATGAGTACTAACCTTAGCAATAACGCGATGCAGGGCCAACAGTCGGAGCAGTTGTCGAAAACCAACCTCTACATACGTGGCCTCAACCAAAACACAACTGACAAGGATCTTGTTAATATGTGTTCTCA GTACGGAACTATTACTTCGACGAAGGCGATTCTGGACAAGAATACAAATAAATGTAAAG gtTATGGCTTTGTAGACTTTGAATCACCGGTGGCGGCAGAGGGTGCTGTCAAAGCCCTGGTCGCCAAGGGTATCCAAGCGCAGATGGCGAAAGTGGGTATCTGGTTGATCCGTAGACTGGCCAGTGTACGTTGGTTGTGCATGCAA ATTGAA CAACAGGAGCAGGACCCGACCAATCTGTATATTGCCAACTTGCCGCTGTCCTTCAAAGAGAACGATGTCGAAGGACTGCTCGCTCAGTACGGCCAAGTCATCTCCACGCGCATCCTTCGCGATACTTCCGGACAAAGTAAAGGCGTTGGATTTGCAAG GATGGAGTCCAAAGAAAAATGCGAACAAATTATACAGATGTTCAACGGTAAAGCGTTACACGGGGGCAAGGATCCTCTGTTAGTTAAATTTGCCGACGGCGGCAGCAAAAAGAAGTCTCTCTACAAGAGTACAATATGGAGGGAAACGGGTGAT CAGAATATGACACTGAACTACGACACGAGCGCAGTCGGCCAAAACGGCGTGGCGACGGCCCACATGCTGCCGGCGGCAACACTCGCCCAATACGGCAGACACTACAGCCAAGCGATGCCCGGATACAATGTTCCCGGTGCACCCTGGGTTACGCCATACCTCGTCCAGACTCCTCCACATATGCAACAG ATGATGCCATCGGCCGATCCAAGCAACCCACAATACAGCATGATCCCACAGCTTGCGACTCAGATGTCCACACTACATCTTGGCACTGGTTCC TACATAAGTCCACATCCGTACCCGTTCTCCTACCCGGCACCCAGCATCATCCACGCTCCAATGACCCTGGGCGATTCCGAGCAGACGAGCAACGCAGCGTCACCGGACGACTCCTATCAACAGTACCAGGCTCAGCAGCCCAAGTAG
- the LOC100123149 gene encoding protein alan shepard isoform X32, protein MSVRMENVAAPRKLNNYKMMGPNAPRPAYTGANGGAAGGGGGGGGGGGGAGAGGGVGVGPAAGGGVQVGGGGGGATNHGGGGGGGGTGSGGGGGGLKTGGVAGGPRGGNPVQYRASGAAAAAAAAWGAAPSHAAAAAAAAAGYPPFTRYPSGAAAAAAAAAAQMPAVVSAQQIPPNPNPYSATTYAQHASYGGQRVPTASSPANTNSSSSSATGSQSGTMSTNLSNNAMQGQQSEQLSKTNLYIRGLNQNTTDKDLVNMCSQYGTITSTKAILDKNTNKCKGYGFVDFESPVAAEGAVKALVAKGIQAQMAKVGIWLIRRLASQQEQDPTNLYIANLPLSFKENDVEGLLAQYGQVISTRILRDTSGQSKGVGFARMESKEKCEQIIQMFNGKALHGGKDPLLVKFADGGSKKKSLYKSTIWRETGDNMTLNYDTSAVGQNGVATAHMLPAATLAQYGRHYSQAMPGYNVPGAPWVTPYLVQTPPHMQQMMPSADPSNPQYSMIPQLATQMSTLHLGTGSYISPHPYPFSYPAPSIIHAPMTLGDSEQTSNAASPDDSYQQYQAQQPK, encoded by the exons ATGTCCGTGAGAATGGAGAACGTGGCCGCGCCAAGGAAGCTCAACAATTACAAAATGATG GGTCCAAACGCGCCTCGGCCTGCGTACACGGGCGCTAACGGCGGTGCTGCCGGAGGCGGCGGGGGCGGCGGAGGCGGGGGCGGCGGAGCCGGTGCTGGTGGCGGAGTCGGCGTGGGACCGGCCGCGGGCGGCGGCGTCCAAgtcggcggtggcggcggcggcgcaacTAATCACGGgggtggcggcggcggtggtggtaccggtagcggcggcggcggcggaggccTGAAGACCGGCGGCGTGGCCGGGGGTCCCCGGGGCGGCAACCCCGTGCAGTACAGAGCTAGCGGAgcggccgcggcggcggctgcggccTGGGGAGCGGCGCCGAGTCACGCGGCAGCTgcggctgcagcggcggccgGCTATCCGCCGTTCACGAGGTACCCGAGTGGGGCGGCGGCCGCAGcggccgccgcggcggcgcagATGCCCGCGGTCGTCAGTGCCCAGCAGATACCGCCTAACCCCAACCCCTACAGTGCCACGACCTACGCCCAGCACGCGTCG TATGGAGGACAACGAGTTCCTACCGCCTCGTCACCGGCGAACACAAACAGTAGTTCTAGCAGTGCCACAGGTAGTCAAAGCGGGACGATGAGTACTAACCTTAGCAATAACGCGATGCAGGGCCAACAGTCGGAGCAGTTGTCGAAAACCAACCTCTACATACGTGGCCTCAACCAAAACACAACTGACAAGGATCTTGTTAATATGTGTTCTCA GTACGGAACTATTACTTCGACGAAGGCGATTCTGGACAAGAATACAAATAAATGTAAAG gtTATGGCTTTGTAGACTTTGAATCACCGGTGGCGGCAGAGGGTGCTGTCAAAGCCCTGGTCGCCAAGGGTATCCAAGCGCAGATGGCGAAAGTGGGTATCTGGTTGATCCGTAGACTGGCCAGT CAACAGGAGCAGGACCCGACCAATCTGTATATTGCCAACTTGCCGCTGTCCTTCAAAGAGAACGATGTCGAAGGACTGCTCGCTCAGTACGGCCAAGTCATCTCCACGCGCATCCTTCGCGATACTTCCGGACAAAGTAAAGGCGTTGGATTTGCAAG GATGGAGTCCAAAGAAAAATGCGAACAAATTATACAGATGTTCAACGGTAAAGCGTTACACGGGGGCAAGGATCCTCTGTTAGTTAAATTTGCCGACGGCGGCAGCAAAAAGAAGTCTCTCTACAAGAGTACAATATGGAGGGAAACGGGTGAT AATATGACACTGAACTACGACACGAGCGCAGTCGGCCAAAACGGCGTGGCGACGGCCCACATGCTGCCGGCGGCAACACTCGCCCAATACGGCAGACACTACAGCCAAGCGATGCCCGGATACAATGTTCCCGGTGCACCCTGGGTTACGCCATACCTCGTCCAGACTCCTCCACATATGCAACAG ATGATGCCATCGGCCGATCCAAGCAACCCACAATACAGCATGATCCCACAGCTTGCGACTCAGATGTCCACACTACATCTTGGCACTGGTTCC TACATAAGTCCACATCCGTACCCGTTCTCCTACCCGGCACCCAGCATCATCCACGCTCCAATGACCCTGGGCGATTCCGAGCAGACGAGCAACGCAGCGTCACCGGACGACTCCTATCAACAGTACCAGGCTCAGCAGCCCAAGTAG
- the LOC100123149 gene encoding protein alan shepard isoform X37, which produces MSVRMENVAAPRKLNNYKMMGPNAPRPAYTGANGGAAGGGGGGGGGGGGAGAGGGVGVGPAAGGGVQVGGGGGGATNHGGGGGGGGTGSGGGGGGLKTGGVAGGPRGGNPVQYRASGAAAAAAAAWGAAPSHAAAAAAAAAGYPPFTRYPSGAAAAAAAAAAQMPAVVSAQQIPPNPNPYSATTYAQHASYGGQRVPTASSPANTNSSSSSATGSQSGTMSTNLSNNAMQGQQSEQLSKTNLYIRGLNQNTTDKDLVNMCSQYGTITSTKAILDKNTNKCKGYGFVDFESPVAAEGAVKALVAKGIQAQMAKQQEQDPTNLYIANLPLSFKENDVEGLLAQYGQVISTRILRDTSGQSKGVGFARMESKEKCEQIIQMFNGKALHGGKDPLLVKFADGGSKKKSLYKSTIWRETGDNMTLNYDTSAVGQNGVATAHMLPAATLAQYGRHYSQAMPGYNVPGAPWVTPYLVQTPPHMQQMMPSADPSNPQYSMIPQLATQMSTLHLGTGSYISPHPYPFSYPAPSIIHAPMTLGDSEQTSNAASPDDSYQQYQAQQPK; this is translated from the exons ATGTCCGTGAGAATGGAGAACGTGGCCGCGCCAAGGAAGCTCAACAATTACAAAATGATG GGTCCAAACGCGCCTCGGCCTGCGTACACGGGCGCTAACGGCGGTGCTGCCGGAGGCGGCGGGGGCGGCGGAGGCGGGGGCGGCGGAGCCGGTGCTGGTGGCGGAGTCGGCGTGGGACCGGCCGCGGGCGGCGGCGTCCAAgtcggcggtggcggcggcggcgcaacTAATCACGGgggtggcggcggcggtggtggtaccggtagcggcggcggcggcggaggccTGAAGACCGGCGGCGTGGCCGGGGGTCCCCGGGGCGGCAACCCCGTGCAGTACAGAGCTAGCGGAgcggccgcggcggcggctgcggccTGGGGAGCGGCGCCGAGTCACGCGGCAGCTgcggctgcagcggcggccgGCTATCCGCCGTTCACGAGGTACCCGAGTGGGGCGGCGGCCGCAGcggccgccgcggcggcgcagATGCCCGCGGTCGTCAGTGCCCAGCAGATACCGCCTAACCCCAACCCCTACAGTGCCACGACCTACGCCCAGCACGCGTCG TATGGAGGACAACGAGTTCCTACCGCCTCGTCACCGGCGAACACAAACAGTAGTTCTAGCAGTGCCACAGGTAGTCAAAGCGGGACGATGAGTACTAACCTTAGCAATAACGCGATGCAGGGCCAACAGTCGGAGCAGTTGTCGAAAACCAACCTCTACATACGTGGCCTCAACCAAAACACAACTGACAAGGATCTTGTTAATATGTGTTCTCA GTACGGAACTATTACTTCGACGAAGGCGATTCTGGACAAGAATACAAATAAATGTAAAG gtTATGGCTTTGTAGACTTTGAATCACCGGTGGCGGCAGAGGGTGCTGTCAAAGCCCTGGTCGCCAAGGGTATCCAAGCGCAGATGGCGAAA CAACAGGAGCAGGACCCGACCAATCTGTATATTGCCAACTTGCCGCTGTCCTTCAAAGAGAACGATGTCGAAGGACTGCTCGCTCAGTACGGCCAAGTCATCTCCACGCGCATCCTTCGCGATACTTCCGGACAAAGTAAAGGCGTTGGATTTGCAAG GATGGAGTCCAAAGAAAAATGCGAACAAATTATACAGATGTTCAACGGTAAAGCGTTACACGGGGGCAAGGATCCTCTGTTAGTTAAATTTGCCGACGGCGGCAGCAAAAAGAAGTCTCTCTACAAGAGTACAATATGGAGGGAAACGGGTGAT AATATGACACTGAACTACGACACGAGCGCAGTCGGCCAAAACGGCGTGGCGACGGCCCACATGCTGCCGGCGGCAACACTCGCCCAATACGGCAGACACTACAGCCAAGCGATGCCCGGATACAATGTTCCCGGTGCACCCTGGGTTACGCCATACCTCGTCCAGACTCCTCCACATATGCAACAG ATGATGCCATCGGCCGATCCAAGCAACCCACAATACAGCATGATCCCACAGCTTGCGACTCAGATGTCCACACTACATCTTGGCACTGGTTCC TACATAAGTCCACATCCGTACCCGTTCTCCTACCCGGCACCCAGCATCATCCACGCTCCAATGACCCTGGGCGATTCCGAGCAGACGAGCAACGCAGCGTCACCGGACGACTCCTATCAACAGTACCAGGCTCAGCAGCCCAAGTAG
- the LOC100123149 gene encoding protein alan shepard isoform X16: MSVRMENVAAPRKLNNYKMMGPNAPRPAYTGANGGAAGGGGGGGGGGGGAGAGGGVGVGPAAGGGVQVGGGGGGATNHGGGGGGGGTGSGGGGGGLKTGGVAGGPRGGNPVQYRASGAAAAAAAAWGAAPSHAAAAAAAAAGYPPFTRYPSGAAAAAAAAAAQMPAVVSAQQIPPNPNPYSATTYAQHASYGGQRVPTASSPANTNSSSSSATGSQSGTMSTNLSNNAMQGQQSEQLSKTNLYIRGLNQNTTDKDLVNMCSQYGTITSTKAILDKNTNKCKGYGFVDFESPVAAEGAVKALVAKGIQAQMAKVGIWLIRRLASVRWLCMQQQEQDPTNLYIANLPLSFKENDVEGLLAQYGQVISTRILRDTSGQSKGVGFARMESKEKCEQIIQMFNGKALHGGKDPLLVKFADGGSKKKSLYKSTIWRETGDVSNSQNMTLNYDTSAVGQNGVATAHMLPAATLAQYGRHYSQAMPGYNVPGAPWVTPYLVQTPPHMQQMMPSADPSNPQYSMIPQLATQMSTLHLGTGSYISPHPYPFSYPAPSIIHAPMTLGDSEQTSNAASPDDSYQQYQAQQPK; the protein is encoded by the exons ATGTCCGTGAGAATGGAGAACGTGGCCGCGCCAAGGAAGCTCAACAATTACAAAATGATG GGTCCAAACGCGCCTCGGCCTGCGTACACGGGCGCTAACGGCGGTGCTGCCGGAGGCGGCGGGGGCGGCGGAGGCGGGGGCGGCGGAGCCGGTGCTGGTGGCGGAGTCGGCGTGGGACCGGCCGCGGGCGGCGGCGTCCAAgtcggcggtggcggcggcggcgcaacTAATCACGGgggtggcggcggcggtggtggtaccggtagcggcggcggcggcggaggccTGAAGACCGGCGGCGTGGCCGGGGGTCCCCGGGGCGGCAACCCCGTGCAGTACAGAGCTAGCGGAgcggccgcggcggcggctgcggccTGGGGAGCGGCGCCGAGTCACGCGGCAGCTgcggctgcagcggcggccgGCTATCCGCCGTTCACGAGGTACCCGAGTGGGGCGGCGGCCGCAGcggccgccgcggcggcgcagATGCCCGCGGTCGTCAGTGCCCAGCAGATACCGCCTAACCCCAACCCCTACAGTGCCACGACCTACGCCCAGCACGCGTCG TATGGAGGACAACGAGTTCCTACCGCCTCGTCACCGGCGAACACAAACAGTAGTTCTAGCAGTGCCACAGGTAGTCAAAGCGGGACGATGAGTACTAACCTTAGCAATAACGCGATGCAGGGCCAACAGTCGGAGCAGTTGTCGAAAACCAACCTCTACATACGTGGCCTCAACCAAAACACAACTGACAAGGATCTTGTTAATATGTGTTCTCA GTACGGAACTATTACTTCGACGAAGGCGATTCTGGACAAGAATACAAATAAATGTAAAG gtTATGGCTTTGTAGACTTTGAATCACCGGTGGCGGCAGAGGGTGCTGTCAAAGCCCTGGTCGCCAAGGGTATCCAAGCGCAGATGGCGAAAGTGGGTATCTGGTTGATCCGTAGACTGGCCAGTGTACGTTGGTTGTGCATGCAA CAACAGGAGCAGGACCCGACCAATCTGTATATTGCCAACTTGCCGCTGTCCTTCAAAGAGAACGATGTCGAAGGACTGCTCGCTCAGTACGGCCAAGTCATCTCCACGCGCATCCTTCGCGATACTTCCGGACAAAGTAAAGGCGTTGGATTTGCAAG GATGGAGTCCAAAGAAAAATGCGAACAAATTATACAGATGTTCAACGGTAAAGCGTTACACGGGGGCAAGGATCCTCTGTTAGTTAAATTTGCCGACGGCGGCAGCAAAAAGAAGTCTCTCTACAAGAGTACAATATGGAGGGAAACGGGTGATGTGAGTAATTCG CAGAATATGACACTGAACTACGACACGAGCGCAGTCGGCCAAAACGGCGTGGCGACGGCCCACATGCTGCCGGCGGCAACACTCGCCCAATACGGCAGACACTACAGCCAAGCGATGCCCGGATACAATGTTCCCGGTGCACCCTGGGTTACGCCATACCTCGTCCAGACTCCTCCACATATGCAACAG ATGATGCCATCGGCCGATCCAAGCAACCCACAATACAGCATGATCCCACAGCTTGCGACTCAGATGTCCACACTACATCTTGGCACTGGTTCC TACATAAGTCCACATCCGTACCCGTTCTCCTACCCGGCACCCAGCATCATCCACGCTCCAATGACCCTGGGCGATTCCGAGCAGACGAGCAACGCAGCGTCACCGGACGACTCCTATCAACAGTACCAGGCTCAGCAGCCCAAGTAG